From one Amycolatopsis sp. FDAARGOS 1241 genomic stretch:
- a CDS encoding haloacid dehalogenase-like hydrolase produces the protein MTTTRSHRLVLWDIDHTLVDYTGVGSSWYAAALTAMGTELREHPDYGGRTERAITTDILTTHGIAATEENIQRMWAELIAVAEGASATLHEAGRALEGAAAALSAMAGHGAVQTLVTGNLPEISVHKLAAFGLDEHLELEIGGYGSLSAHRPDLVPHAVAAAAAKHGTAFAPADVVVIGDTPNDVEAALDNGAVAVAVATGHYSAEELAAAGAHTVLPDLADLESVRKAVLG, from the coding sequence ACCGGCTGGTGCTCTGGGACATCGACCACACGCTCGTGGACTACACGGGCGTCGGCAGCAGCTGGTACGCGGCCGCGCTGACGGCCATGGGCACGGAGCTGCGCGAGCACCCCGACTACGGCGGGCGCACCGAGCGCGCGATCACCACCGACATCCTCACGACCCACGGCATCGCGGCGACCGAGGAGAACATCCAGCGAATGTGGGCCGAGCTGATCGCGGTCGCCGAGGGGGCCAGCGCAACCCTGCACGAGGCCGGGCGCGCACTCGAGGGCGCCGCGGCCGCGCTGTCGGCGATGGCCGGCCACGGCGCCGTGCAGACGCTCGTGACCGGCAACCTGCCGGAGATCTCGGTGCACAAGCTCGCCGCGTTCGGCCTCGACGAACACCTGGAGCTGGAGATCGGCGGCTACGGCTCGCTCTCGGCACACCGGCCCGACCTCGTCCCGCACGCCGTCGCCGCCGCGGCGGCCAAGCACGGCACGGCGTTCGCGCCCGCCGACGTCGTCGTCATCGGCGACACCCCGAACGACGTCGAGGCAGCGCTCGACAACGGCGCCGTCGCGGTGGCCGTCGCGACCGGGCACTACAGCGCCGAGGAACTCGCGGCGGCCGGTGCCCACACCGTGCTGCCTGACCTCGCCGACCTCGAGTCGGTGCGCAAGGCCGTGCTCGGCTGA
- a CDS encoding DUF2156 domain-containing protein: MGFTLGGVAEVMEPQTRVGLVLDAEGTVHGVTSWLPVHTARSAGGRST, translated from the coding sequence ATGGGGTTCACGCTGGGCGGCGTGGCCGAGGTGATGGAGCCGCAGACGCGGGTGGGGCTCGTGCTCGACGCCGAGGGCACGGTGCACGGCGTCACGTCGTGGCTGCCGGTCCACACGGCGCGGTCGGCGGGTGGACGCTCGACGTGA
- a CDS encoding proline--tRNA ligase, translating to MITRMSSLFLRTLREDPADAEVPSHRLLVRAGYVRRVAPGGYSWLPLGLRVLRRIEQVVREEMNAIGAQEIQFPALLPREPYEATGRWTEYGDSLFRLKDRKGADYLLGPTHEELFALTVKGEYSSYKDYPVTLYQIQTKYRDEARPRAGILRGREFVMKDSYSFDLDDEGLERSYQAHRQAYTKLFDRLGLEYVIVAATSGAMGGSASEEFLAVAETGEDTYVRSTESGYAANVEAVVTPAPAERPLEGLPAAQVHHTPNTPTIETLVAFFNAAGLGREFTAADTLKNVLLKIRQPGAKEWELLGVGVPGDREVDMKRLEASLEPAEVELLEEADFAKNPFLVKGYIGPKALQENGVRYLVDPRVVTGTAWVTGADQADHHVVDLVVGRDFTPDGTIEAAEVREGDASPDGKGTLVAARGIEIGHIFQLGRKYTNAFELDALGPDSKPIRITMGSYGVGVSRLVAVLAEQNHDASGLVWPREVSPYDVHVVVAGKDESIAAGAEKLVADLDAAGVDVLFDDRKATPGVKFADAELVGVPTILVVGRGLANGLVEVKDRRSGEREEIPVDSVVGHLVKLVRS from the coding sequence GTGATCACCAGGATGTCGTCGTTGTTCCTCCGCACCTTGCGCGAGGATCCGGCGGACGCCGAGGTACCCAGCCACCGGCTGCTGGTCCGCGCCGGCTACGTCCGCCGGGTCGCCCCGGGTGGTTACTCGTGGCTGCCGCTGGGCCTGCGGGTGCTGCGGCGCATCGAGCAGGTCGTGCGCGAGGAGATGAACGCGATCGGCGCGCAGGAGATCCAGTTCCCCGCGCTGCTGCCCCGCGAGCCCTACGAGGCGACCGGCCGCTGGACCGAGTACGGCGACAGCCTGTTCCGGCTCAAGGACCGCAAGGGCGCCGACTACCTGCTCGGCCCCACGCACGAGGAGCTGTTCGCGCTCACCGTGAAGGGCGAGTACAGCTCGTACAAGGACTACCCGGTCACGCTCTACCAGATCCAGACCAAGTACCGCGACGAAGCGCGCCCCCGCGCGGGCATCCTGCGCGGTCGCGAGTTCGTGATGAAGGACTCGTACTCGTTCGACCTCGACGACGAGGGCCTGGAGCGTTCGTACCAGGCCCACCGCCAGGCCTACACCAAGCTCTTCGACCGCCTCGGCCTCGAGTACGTGATCGTGGCCGCGACGTCGGGCGCCATGGGCGGCTCGGCGTCGGAGGAGTTCCTCGCCGTCGCCGAGACGGGTGAGGACACCTACGTGCGCAGCACGGAGTCCGGGTACGCGGCCAACGTCGAGGCCGTGGTCACGCCCGCGCCCGCCGAGCGGCCCCTCGAGGGCCTGCCCGCGGCGCAGGTGCACCACACGCCGAACACGCCGACCATCGAGACGCTCGTGGCGTTCTTCAACGCCGCCGGCCTTGGGCGTGAGTTCACCGCCGCCGACACGCTGAAGAACGTGCTGCTGAAGATCCGGCAGCCGGGCGCGAAGGAGTGGGAGCTCCTGGGCGTCGGCGTGCCGGGCGACCGCGAGGTCGACATGAAGCGCCTCGAAGCGTCGCTCGAACCCGCCGAGGTCGAGCTGCTCGAGGAGGCGGACTTCGCCAAGAACCCGTTCCTCGTCAAGGGCTACATCGGCCCGAAGGCGCTGCAGGAGAACGGTGTTCGCTACCTCGTCGACCCCCGGGTGGTCACCGGCACGGCGTGGGTCACCGGCGCGGACCAGGCCGACCACCACGTGGTCGACCTCGTCGTGGGCCGCGACTTCACGCCGGACGGCACCATCGAGGCCGCCGAGGTGCGCGAGGGTGACGCGTCGCCCGACGGCAAGGGCACCCTCGTGGCCGCGCGTGGCATCGAGATCGGCCACATCTTCCAGCTCGGCCGCAAGTACACGAATGCCTTCGAGCTCGACGCCCTCGGCCCCGACTCGAAGCCGATCCGCATCACGATGGGTTCCTACGGCGTCGGCGTCTCGCGGCTCGTGGCCGTGCTCGCCGAGCAGAACCACGACGCGTCCGGCCTGGTGTGGCCGCGAGAGGTGTCGCCCTACGACGTGCACGTGGTCGTCGCCGGCAAGGACGAGTCCATCGCGGCCGGCGCCGAGAAGCTGGTCGCCGACCTCGACGCCGCCGGCGTCGACGTGCTCTTCGACGACCGCAAGGCCACCCCGGGCGTCAAGTTCGCCGACGCGGAGCTGGTCGGCGTGCCCACGATCCTCGTCGTCGGGCGCGGCCTGGCCAACGGCCTGGTCGAGGTGAAGGACCGCCGGTCCGGCGAGCGCGAGGAGATCCCGGTCGACTCGGTCGTCGGCCACCTGGTCAAGCTGGTCCGTTCCTGA
- a CDS encoding VOC family protein, whose product MALALGMITIDCADPRVLAEFWTQALGVDVEADYGPFVMLTRTGNGGPALAFQQVPEPRAGKNRVHVDFSAPDREAEVKRLLGLGASELARHAQPGIADPEGNEFCVAQAGAH is encoded by the coding sequence ATGGCACTCGCATTGGGCATGATCACCATCGACTGCGCGGACCCGCGGGTCCTCGCGGAGTTCTGGACGCAGGCGCTGGGCGTGGACGTCGAGGCGGACTACGGGCCGTTCGTGATGCTCACGCGGACCGGCAACGGCGGCCCTGCGCTGGCGTTCCAGCAGGTACCGGAACCGCGTGCGGGCAAGAACCGCGTGCACGTGGACTTCTCCGCACCCGATCGGGAGGCGGAGGTGAAGCGGCTGCTCGGGCTCGGGGCCAGCGAGCTGGCAAGGCACGCGCAGCCGGGCATCGCGGATCCGGAGGGCAACGAGTTCTGCGTCGCGCAGGCGGGAGCGCACTAG
- a CDS encoding 2-hydroxyacid dehydrogenase codes for MTARALLPWTDIDVPDGLAVAYYDGVTPPADELSGVEFYVLPYDAGPEPPKLIGKLPALKAVQALSAGVESLVPLVPEGVALANGRGLHDLSVAEHALALIYASQRFLPRWFAQQATGSWAREHTLSLADSRVLLVGYGSIGHAIERQLLAAESVVTRVASRARPDEDVHGVAELPALLPAADIVVLVLPETPETKGLLGARELALLPDQALVVNVGRGSAIDTAALLAEAERGRLRAALDVVDPEPLPADHPLWKVPGVVITPHVAGGSASFYPRAKTLVAEQLRRFVAGEPLLNVVR; via the coding sequence ATGACCGCGCGTGCTCTCCTGCCCTGGACCGACATCGACGTGCCGGACGGCCTGGCCGTGGCGTACTACGACGGGGTGACGCCGCCCGCGGACGAGCTGTCCGGGGTCGAGTTCTACGTGCTGCCCTACGACGCCGGGCCGGAGCCGCCGAAGCTGATCGGGAAGCTGCCGGCGTTGAAAGCCGTACAGGCGCTGTCGGCCGGGGTCGAGTCGCTCGTGCCGCTGGTGCCCGAGGGCGTGGCGCTGGCCAACGGCCGCGGCCTGCACGACCTCAGCGTCGCCGAGCACGCCCTGGCGCTGATCTACGCGTCGCAGCGGTTCCTGCCGCGCTGGTTCGCGCAGCAGGCCACCGGGTCGTGGGCGCGGGAGCACACGCTGTCGCTCGCCGACAGCCGGGTGCTGCTCGTCGGGTACGGGTCCATCGGGCACGCGATCGAGCGGCAGCTGCTGGCGGCCGAGTCGGTCGTCACGCGGGTTGCGAGCCGGGCGCGGCCGGACGAGGACGTGCACGGCGTCGCGGAGCTGCCGGCCCTGCTGCCGGCCGCCGACATCGTGGTGCTCGTGCTGCCCGAGACGCCCGAGACGAAGGGGCTGCTGGGCGCCCGCGAACTCGCGCTGCTGCCCGATCAGGCACTGGTGGTCAACGTCGGCCGCGGCTCCGCGATCGACACCGCCGCTCTGCTCGCGGAGGCGGAACGGGGCCGGCTGCGCGCCGCCCTCGACGTGGTGGACCCCGAACCGCTGCCGGCCGACCATCCACTGTGGAAGGTCCCGGGCGTGGTGATCACGCCCCACGTCGCGGGCGGTTCGGCGTCGTTCTACCCGCGCGCAAAGACGCTCGTCGCCGAGCAGCTGCGTCGCTTCGTGGCGGGCGAGCCGCTGCTGAACGTCGTGCGCTGA
- the yaaA gene encoding peroxide stress protein YaaA, whose product MLVLLPPSETKAAGGQGAPLDLEALSFPELNPVRAKLADALVELARDVPASLAALGISERQSHEVDRNATLWTSPTMPALRRYTGVLYDALDLGSFTRAGLEKAHRRLAITSSLFGVVSATDPIPAYRLSGGNSVPELGTVRGLWKPALEPVLQAIEGLVVDLRSGTYSAFAKLRPGAVTVRVVTEDAKGNRTTVSHFNKAYKGRLAAVLAKTRAEPSTVDDLVKVITKAGLTVERTGDHALELLTED is encoded by the coding sequence GTGCTGGTGCTCCTCCCTCCTTCCGAGACGAAAGCCGCCGGTGGTCAGGGCGCGCCGCTCGACCTCGAAGCGCTGTCCTTCCCCGAGCTGAACCCCGTGCGGGCCAAGCTGGCCGACGCGCTCGTCGAGCTGGCCCGCGACGTTCCCGCGAGCCTCGCCGCGCTCGGCATCTCCGAGCGGCAAAGCCACGAGGTCGACCGCAACGCGACCCTGTGGACCTCACCGACGATGCCCGCCCTGCGCCGCTACACCGGCGTGCTCTACGACGCACTCGACCTCGGCAGCTTCACCCGCGCGGGCCTGGAGAAGGCGCACCGGCGCCTGGCCATCACGTCGTCGCTGTTCGGCGTGGTCTCGGCCACCGACCCGATCCCCGCGTACCGGCTCTCGGGCGGCAACAGCGTGCCCGAGCTCGGCACGGTGCGCGGCCTGTGGAAGCCGGCGCTCGAACCGGTGCTGCAGGCCATCGAAGGGCTCGTGGTCGACCTGCGCTCGGGCACGTACTCGGCGTTCGCGAAGCTGCGGCCCGGCGCGGTGACCGTGCGCGTGGTGACCGAAGACGCCAAGGGCAACCGCACCACGGTGAGCCACTTCAACAAGGCCTACAAGGGCCGGTTGGCCGCTGTGCTCGCGAAAACGCGCGCCGAGCCGTCCACTGTGGACGATCTGGTGAAGGTGATCACCAAGGCGGGCCTCACGGTGGAGCGCACCGGCGACCACGCTTTGGAACTGCTCACCGAAGACTGA
- a CDS encoding FAD-binding oxidoreductase: MRVIVIGGGIAGASTAYHLVTSGADVVVVDAGLPGVATEAGAGIVSPWTSRWDNAIYPLAAAAGAYYPRLAAALREQGHDASFEVVGGMVVSAEPAELDEASERLAERAVAAPEAGEVRRLDPAQARELFPPLAPELSAVHVSGAGRVDGRVMRAALVAAAEERGARFVAAEAALLPGSRVRAGDEELTGDAVVVAAGAWSATLAEPLGVPVPVAPQRGQISHFDLPDTDTAAWPVVLPRTGHYLLSFAGGRVVAGATRETGSGFDYRVTAAGQREVLDQALAVAPGLADATLAETRVGFRPATPDTLPLLGQAAPGLFLATGFGPAGLTLAPYAGKLVAALVLGEDLPADQLTACSPSRFA; this comes from the coding sequence ATGCGCGTCATCGTGATCGGCGGCGGGATCGCCGGAGCTTCGACGGCCTACCACCTCGTGACCAGCGGAGCCGACGTCGTCGTGGTCGACGCCGGGCTGCCCGGGGTCGCGACGGAAGCGGGTGCCGGCATCGTCAGCCCCTGGACTTCGCGGTGGGACAACGCGATTTACCCGCTCGCGGCCGCGGCCGGTGCGTACTACCCGCGGCTCGCGGCGGCGCTCCGCGAGCAGGGCCACGACGCGTCGTTCGAGGTCGTCGGCGGGATGGTGGTGTCGGCCGAGCCGGCCGAGCTGGACGAGGCGTCCGAGCGGCTGGCCGAGCGGGCCGTGGCCGCACCGGAGGCCGGCGAGGTGCGGCGGCTCGATCCCGCGCAGGCCCGGGAGCTCTTCCCGCCGCTGGCACCGGAGTTGTCCGCCGTGCACGTCTCCGGCGCCGGCCGGGTCGACGGGCGCGTGATGCGCGCTGCGCTGGTCGCGGCGGCGGAAGAGCGGGGCGCGCGGTTCGTCGCGGCGGAGGCGGCACTGCTGCCCGGTTCGCGGGTGCGCGCGGGCGACGAAGAGCTGACCGGCGACGCCGTGGTGGTCGCGGCGGGCGCGTGGTCGGCGACGCTGGCCGAGCCGCTCGGCGTGCCCGTGCCGGTGGCGCCGCAGCGCGGTCAGATCAGCCACTTCGACCTGCCGGACACGGACACCGCGGCGTGGCCGGTGGTGCTGCCGCGCACGGGCCACTACCTGCTCTCGTTCGCCGGCGGCCGGGTCGTGGCGGGCGCGACGCGCGAGACGGGTTCGGGCTTCGACTACCGCGTGACGGCCGCCGGCCAGCGCGAGGTGCTGGACCAAGCGCTCGCCGTCGCGCCAGGACTGGCCGACGCGACGCTCGCCGAGACCCGCGTCGGCTTCCGCCCGGCGACGCCGGACACGCTGCCGCTGCTGGGCCAGGCGGCGCCGGGGCTGTTCCTGGCCACGGGCTTCGGGCCGGCCGGGCTGACCCTCGCGCCGTACGCGGGCAAGCTCGTCGCCGCGCTCGTGCTCGGCGAGGACCTGCCTGCCGACCAGCTCACGGCGTGCTCCCCGTCGCGTTTCGCGTGA
- a CDS encoding NAD(P)/FAD-dependent oxidoreductase, whose product MTSGGSYDAVIVGGGHNGLVAAAYLARAGCSVLVLERRGEIGGAAVSFRAFDGVDVRLSRYSYLVSLLPRKIVADLGLSGLGVELRRRRMSSYTPAGDTGLLVDTGDDARTAASFRAVTGSTKDFDAWGEFYARAARVAAATFDTLTEPLPSRAELKRRVGDEEAWTTLFERPAGETLTALFGDDTVRGVVLTDALIGTFAGAGDEDLKQNRCLLYHLIGNGTGDWDVPVGGMGAVTGALAAAARGAGATLVTGAEVRSVTPDGEVRYTVEGAGGAEHVVAGHHVLANVAPDTLARLLGEDAGVQPEGAQLKVNMVLSRLPRLRDASLDPRDAFGGTFHVNETFSQLETAYAEAAAGTIPALPPCEIYCHSLTDPSILGPAERAAGVQTLTLFGLHMPARLFEADNERARADALRATLASLNSVLAEPIEDCLLRDPAGNPCVEAKTPLDLETELGLPRGHIFHRDLSWPFAEDPADAGKWGVETGHERVLLCGAGALRGGGVSGIPGHNAAMAVLARRHGETRAG is encoded by the coding sequence ATGACAAGCGGTGGGAGCTACGACGCGGTGATCGTCGGCGGCGGGCACAACGGCCTGGTCGCGGCGGCCTACCTGGCCCGCGCCGGGTGCTCGGTCCTGGTGCTGGAGCGGCGCGGCGAGATCGGGGGCGCGGCGGTGTCGTTCCGCGCGTTCGACGGCGTCGACGTGCGGTTGTCGCGCTACTCGTACCTGGTCAGCCTGCTGCCGCGGAAGATCGTGGCCGACCTCGGGCTCAGCGGGCTCGGCGTGGAGCTGCGGCGCCGCCGGATGTCCTCGTACACCCCGGCTGGCGACACGGGTCTCCTTGTCGACACGGGCGACGACGCCCGCACGGCCGCGTCCTTCCGCGCCGTCACGGGGTCCACAAAGGACTTCGACGCGTGGGGCGAGTTCTACGCCCGCGCGGCACGCGTGGCCGCGGCGACGTTCGACACGCTCACCGAACCGCTGCCCAGCCGCGCGGAGCTCAAGCGGCGCGTCGGCGACGAAGAAGCCTGGACGACACTGTTCGAGCGTCCGGCTGGCGAGACACTGACCGCGCTGTTCGGCGACGACACCGTGCGCGGCGTCGTGCTCACCGACGCGCTGATCGGCACGTTCGCCGGCGCCGGTGACGAAGACCTGAAGCAGAACCGCTGCCTGCTCTACCACCTGATCGGCAACGGCACGGGTGACTGGGACGTGCCCGTCGGCGGGATGGGCGCCGTGACGGGCGCGCTCGCCGCCGCGGCCCGCGGCGCCGGGGCCACGCTCGTGACCGGCGCCGAAGTCCGGTCTGTGACACCCGATGGCGAAGTGCGCTACACCGTCGAGGGCGCCGGAGGCGCCGAGCACGTCGTCGCCGGTCACCACGTCCTGGCCAACGTCGCGCCGGACACGCTCGCCCGGTTGCTCGGCGAGGATGCCGGTGTGCAGCCGGAAGGTGCGCAGCTGAAGGTGAACATGGTCCTGTCCCGCCTGCCGCGCTTGCGCGACGCGTCGCTCGACCCGCGCGACGCGTTCGGCGGGACCTTCCACGTCAACGAGACCTTCTCGCAGCTCGAAACGGCCTACGCCGAGGCTGCCGCGGGCACGATCCCGGCGCTGCCGCCGTGCGAGATCTACTGCCACTCGCTCACCGACCCGTCGATCCTCGGCCCGGCCGAGCGCGCGGCGGGGGTGCAGACGCTCACGCTCTTCGGCCTGCACATGCCCGCGCGGTTGTTCGAAGCCGACAACGAACGCGCGCGAGCCGACGCGTTGCGTGCGACGCTCGCGTCGCTGAACAGCGTGCTCGCCGAGCCGATCGAAGACTGCCTGCTGCGCGATCCGGCCGGGAACCCCTGTGTGGAGGCGAAGACGCCGCTGGACCTGGAGACCGAACTCGGCCTGCCGCGCGGGCACATCTTCCACCGCGACCTCTCCTGGCCGTTCGCGGAAGACCCGGCCGACGCCGGGAAGTGGGGGGTCGAGACCGGCCACGAACGCGTGCTGCTGTGCGGGGCCGGCGCGCTGCGCGGCGGGGGCGTGAGCGGGATCCCCGGCCACAACGCGGCCATGGCGGTGCTCGCTCGACGGCACGGCGAAACGCGGGCAGGGTGA
- a CDS encoding serine protein kinase RIO, whose protein sequence is MREHDHEDLHASDFDERPRRGRRFDDEPEPARRGRLTEGERVRLARLRDDAYTETALPDGADRWTTWDDAEHGPHPRPGWVITELGAVDTDLGVLKTGKEADVHLLRRNLPGADGVLLAAKRYRSPEHRQFHRDSGYLEGRRMRRSRENRAIAGRTAFGRNLIAEQWAVAEFTALSRLWTIGAPVPYPLQRHGTELLLEFLGEPDGTAAPRLAQLRPEPDELKDLWEQATAALELFATEGLGHGDLSAYNLLVHEGHLMVIDLPQVVDLVANPRGREFLGRDVRNLADWFHARGLPEHVTATADLVAELLFAAGLS, encoded by the coding sequence GTGCGCGAGCACGATCACGAAGACCTTCACGCGTCCGACTTCGACGAGCGTCCCCGCCGCGGGCGCCGCTTCGACGACGAACCCGAGCCGGCCCGCCGGGGCCGGCTCACCGAGGGTGAGCGCGTGCGCCTCGCCCGCCTGCGCGACGACGCCTACACCGAGACCGCGCTCCCGGACGGCGCCGACCGCTGGACCACCTGGGACGACGCCGAACACGGCCCCCACCCGAGGCCCGGCTGGGTGATCACGGAACTCGGCGCCGTCGACACCGACCTCGGTGTCCTCAAGACCGGCAAGGAAGCCGACGTCCACCTCCTGCGCCGCAACCTCCCCGGCGCGGACGGCGTGCTGCTCGCCGCGAAGCGCTACCGCAGCCCCGAACACCGGCAGTTCCACCGCGACTCGGGTTACCTCGAAGGCCGGCGCATGCGGCGTTCGCGTGAGAACCGCGCGATCGCCGGGCGCACGGCGTTCGGGCGCAACCTGATCGCCGAACAGTGGGCCGTGGCGGAGTTCACGGCGTTGAGTCGCTTGTGGACGATCGGCGCGCCGGTGCCCTATCCCCTGCAGCGCCACGGCACGGAGCTGCTGCTCGAGTTCCTCGGCGAACCCGACGGCACGGCCGCACCGCGCCTGGCCCAGCTGCGCCCTGAGCCCGACGAGCTGAAGGACCTGTGGGAGCAGGCCACCGCCGCGCTCGAGCTGTTCGCCACGGAGGGGCTCGGGCACGGCGACCTGTCGGCCTACAACCTGCTGGTGCACGAGGGGCACCTGATGGTGATCGACCTGCCGCAGGTCGTGGACCTCGTCGCGAACCCGCGCGGACGGGAGTTCCTGGGACGCGACGTGCGCAACCTCGCGGACTGGTTCCACGCCCGCGGCTTGCCCGAACACGTCACGGCCACCGCGGATCTCGTGGCGGAGCTGCTCTTCGCCGCTGGGCTGAGCTGA
- a CDS encoding DEAD/DEAH box helicase, whose protein sequence is MTVTFNSGHSAGSHSSGPHSGSQRPGRPDRKPRQRPARGDFLRDDAVETVATKTWAQLGLPDELLNALAEAGITTPFPIQSATIPDALAGRDVLGRAQTGSGKTLAFGLAILARLNGGKARPKRPRALVLVPTRELAMQVADSLTPLAKALGLWCRTAVGGMAFTRQADALARGVDLLIATPGRLSDHVRQGTASLSDCNFVALDEADQMADMGFMPQVREILDLTPARGQRLLFSATLDGDVNKLVQQYLTDPVTHSVAPSTASVDTMDHHLFQVSHADKQDIVTQIGAREGRTIMFVRTKHHVDRLTERLREQGVHAAALHGGKTQGQRNRVLADFKDGHTPVLVATDVAARGIHVDDISLVLHVDPAADHKDYLHRAGRTARAGASGVVVTLVTHDQRRTVRRMTDRAGVRAETTVIRPGDAELSRITGAQEPSGEPVVERRRETPRRGGRGFGGGRERGDRGYGSREGYGSREGYGSREGRPSYGGRGRQQRSGSGSGRPQRPGRGTRRSYDS, encoded by the coding sequence GTGACAGTCACGTTCAACTCCGGCCACTCCGCTGGGTCCCACTCCTCCGGGCCCCACTCCGGGTCGCAGCGTCCGGGCCGTCCCGACCGCAAGCCGCGCCAGCGCCCGGCTCGGGGGGACTTCCTGCGCGACGACGCCGTGGAGACGGTGGCCACCAAGACCTGGGCCCAGCTGGGCCTGCCCGACGAGCTGCTGAACGCGCTCGCCGAGGCCGGGATCACCACGCCGTTCCCGATCCAGTCGGCGACGATCCCCGACGCGCTCGCGGGCCGCGACGTGCTGGGCCGCGCCCAGACCGGCTCCGGCAAGACGCTGGCGTTCGGCCTGGCCATCCTGGCCCGGCTCAACGGGGGCAAGGCCCGCCCGAAGCGCCCCCGCGCGCTCGTGCTGGTGCCGACCCGCGAGCTGGCCATGCAGGTGGCCGACTCGCTGACCCCGCTCGCGAAGGCGCTCGGCCTGTGGTGCCGCACCGCCGTCGGCGGCATGGCCTTCACCCGCCAGGCCGACGCGCTCGCCCGTGGTGTCGACCTGCTGATCGCCACGCCGGGCCGACTGTCGGACCATGTCCGGCAGGGCACCGCGTCGCTGTCCGACTGCAACTTCGTCGCGCTCGACGAGGCCGACCAGATGGCCGACATGGGCTTCATGCCGCAGGTGCGGGAGATCCTCGACCTCACCCCCGCTCGCGGCCAGCGGCTGCTGTTCTCGGCGACGCTCGACGGTGACGTGAACAAGCTGGTGCAGCAGTACCTCACCGACCCGGTCACGCACTCGGTCGCGCCGTCGACCGCGAGCGTGGACACCATGGACCACCACCTGTTCCAGGTGTCGCACGCCGACAAGCAGGACATCGTCACGCAGATCGGCGCCCGCGAGGGCCGCACGATCATGTTCGTGCGCACCAAGCACCACGTCGACCGCCTCACCGAGCGGCTGCGCGAGCAGGGCGTGCACGCGGCGGCGCTGCACGGCGGCAAGACGCAGGGCCAGCGCAACCGCGTGCTGGCCGACTTCAAGGACGGCCACACCCCGGTGCTGGTCGCCACCGACGTCGCCGCACGCGGCATCCACGTCGACGACATCTCTCTGGTGCTGCACGTGGATCCGGCCGCGGACCACAAGGACTACCTGCACCGCGCGGGCCGCACGGCCCGCGCCGGCGCGTCGGGCGTCGTCGTCACGCTGGTGACGCACGACCAGCGGCGCACCGTCCGCCGGATGACCGACCGGGCCGGCGTGCGCGCCGAGACCACGGTGATCCGCCCGGGCGACGCGGAGCTCTCGCGCATCACGGGTGCGCAGGAGCCGAGCGGCGAGCCGGTCGTGGAGCGGCGCCGGGAGACCCCGCGCCGCGGCGGCCGGGGCTTCGGCGGCGGCCGTGAACGCGGTGACCGCGGCTACGGTTCGCGCGAGGGCTACGGCTCGCGCGAGGGCTACGGCTCGCGCGAAGGTCGTCCGAGTTACGGCGGCCGCGGGCGGCAGCAGCGCTCGGGCTCGGGTTCGGGCCGGCCGCAGCGGCCGGGTCGCGGCACGCGCCGCAGCTACGACAGCTGA